A window of Anas acuta chromosome 8, bAnaAcu1.1, whole genome shotgun sequence contains these coding sequences:
- the HENMT1 gene encoding small RNA 2'-O-methyltransferase isoform X1, translating into MDENFQEERCTGMIKFTPPLYKQRYQFVKDLVGKYKPKKVADLGCADCTLLWMLKFYNCIEVLAGLDICASVMKEKMHRLYPLPADYLQPSERSLTVTLHHGSVAHEDPCMLGFDLVTCIELIEHLEESELEKFPEVVFGFMAPTMVVISTPNSEFNPLLPGVTVFRHQDHKFEWDRAQFQSWALDAAKRYGYSVEFTGVGNPPTGMEDVGFCTQIAVFVKKYPQTSEPAQSKKPTEAAYKTVFRAVYPSLKDEKYLQSAVVSEVMFTAHAIKRSLLDHLVSEQEDYNDDPTERKLQLQRSVNCFSEELETLAVEKSMEPLTNGSVVYIPLRKIFSFPKVNQLCGTFEKLRELITGKVTLSSDGSAVVLDTDHENEEN; encoded by the exons ATGGATGAGAACTTTCAAGAAGAACGGTGTACTGGCATGATCAAATTCACACCACCATTGTACAAACAACGGTACCAGTTTGTTAAAGATTTAGTGGGAAAATACAAACCTAAGAAG GTGGCAGATTTAGGATGTGCAGACTGTACACTTCTCTGGATGCTGAAATTCTACAATTGCATTGAAGTGTTAGCTGGGCTAGATATCTGTGCAAGTgtgatgaaagagaaaat GCACAGGTTGTATCCTCTTCCTGCTGATTATTTGCAGCCATCTGAAAGATCCCTAACTGTTACACTGCATCACGGCTCAGTTGCTCATGAAGATCCCTGCATGCTTGGTTTTGACTTGGTGACATGCATTGAATT GATAGAGCACCTGGAAGAATCAGAGCTAGAGAAGTTTCCTGAAGTGGTGTTTGGTTTCATGGCTCCAACCATGGTGGTTATCAGTACTCCAAATTCTGAATTTAACCCCTTGCTTCCAGGAGTGACAGTTTTCAGGCATCAAGACCACAAATTTGAATGGGACCGAGCACAATTTCAAAGTTG gGCTTTAGATGCTGCTAAACGCTATGGTTACTCAGTGGAATTTACTGGTGTAGGGAACCCACCAACAGGAATGGAGGATGTTGGGTTTTGTACCCAAATAGCCgtgtttgttaaaaaatatcCTCAAACCAGTGAACCAGCGCAGTCTAAGAAACCCACTGAAGCAGCTTACAAAACA GTCTTCAGAGCAGTGTATCCAAGTCTTAAAGATGAGAAGTACCTGCAGAGTGCAGTGGTCAGTGAAGTTATGTTCACAGCACATGCCATTAAACGAAGTCTGCTGGACCATTTAGTGTCAGAACAGGAGGACTATAATGATGATCCTACTGAGAGAAAATTGCAACTCCAACGTTCAGTGaactgtttttcagaagaacTTGAAACACTGGCTGTTGAAAAAAGCATGGAGCCACTTACCAATGGAAGTGTGGTTTATATACctctaaggaaaatattttcttttcctaaagtGAATCAACTTTGTGGTACCTTTGAGAAGTTGCGCGAGCTTATTACTGGCAAGGTCACACTGAGCAGCGATGGTTCTGCTGTGGTGCTCGATACTGACCATGAAAACGAAGAGAATTAG
- the HENMT1 gene encoding small RNA 2'-O-methyltransferase isoform X2: protein MLKFYNCIEVLAGLDICASVMKEKMHRLYPLPADYLQPSERSLTVTLHHGSVAHEDPCMLGFDLVTCIELIEHLEESELEKFPEVVFGFMAPTMVVISTPNSEFNPLLPGVTVFRHQDHKFEWDRAQFQSWALDAAKRYGYSVEFTGVGNPPTGMEDVGFCTQIAVFVKKYPQTSEPAQSKKPTEAAYKTVFRAVYPSLKDEKYLQSAVVSEVMFTAHAIKRSLLDHLVSEQEDYNDDPTERKLQLQRSVNCFSEELETLAVEKSMEPLTNGSVVYIPLRKIFSFPKVNQLCGTFEKLRELITGKVTLSSDGSAVVLDTDHENEEN, encoded by the exons ATGCTGAAATTCTACAATTGCATTGAAGTGTTAGCTGGGCTAGATATCTGTGCAAGTgtgatgaaagagaaaat GCACAGGTTGTATCCTCTTCCTGCTGATTATTTGCAGCCATCTGAAAGATCCCTAACTGTTACACTGCATCACGGCTCAGTTGCTCATGAAGATCCCTGCATGCTTGGTTTTGACTTGGTGACATGCATTGAATT GATAGAGCACCTGGAAGAATCAGAGCTAGAGAAGTTTCCTGAAGTGGTGTTTGGTTTCATGGCTCCAACCATGGTGGTTATCAGTACTCCAAATTCTGAATTTAACCCCTTGCTTCCAGGAGTGACAGTTTTCAGGCATCAAGACCACAAATTTGAATGGGACCGAGCACAATTTCAAAGTTG gGCTTTAGATGCTGCTAAACGCTATGGTTACTCAGTGGAATTTACTGGTGTAGGGAACCCACCAACAGGAATGGAGGATGTTGGGTTTTGTACCCAAATAGCCgtgtttgttaaaaaatatcCTCAAACCAGTGAACCAGCGCAGTCTAAGAAACCCACTGAAGCAGCTTACAAAACA GTCTTCAGAGCAGTGTATCCAAGTCTTAAAGATGAGAAGTACCTGCAGAGTGCAGTGGTCAGTGAAGTTATGTTCACAGCACATGCCATTAAACGAAGTCTGCTGGACCATTTAGTGTCAGAACAGGAGGACTATAATGATGATCCTACTGAGAGAAAATTGCAACTCCAACGTTCAGTGaactgtttttcagaagaacTTGAAACACTGGCTGTTGAAAAAAGCATGGAGCCACTTACCAATGGAAGTGTGGTTTATATACctctaaggaaaatattttcttttcctaaagtGAATCAACTTTGTGGTACCTTTGAGAAGTTGCGCGAGCTTATTACTGGCAAGGTCACACTGAGCAGCGATGGTTCTGCTGTGGTGCTCGATACTGACCATGAAAACGAAGAGAATTAG
- the HENMT1 gene encoding small RNA 2'-O-methyltransferase isoform X3, whose amino-acid sequence MDENFQEERCTGMIKFTPPLYKQRYQFVKDLVGKYKPKKVADLGCADCTLLWMLKFYNCIEVLAGLDICASVMKEKMHRLYPLPADYLQPSERSLTVTLHHGSVAHEDPCMLGFDLVTCIELALDAAKRYGYSVEFTGVGNPPTGMEDVGFCTQIAVFVKKYPQTSEPAQSKKPTEAAYKTVFRAVYPSLKDEKYLQSAVVSEVMFTAHAIKRSLLDHLVSEQEDYNDDPTERKLQLQRSVNCFSEELETLAVEKSMEPLTNGSVVYIPLRKIFSFPKVNQLCGTFEKLRELITGKVTLSSDGSAVVLDTDHENEEN is encoded by the exons ATGGATGAGAACTTTCAAGAAGAACGGTGTACTGGCATGATCAAATTCACACCACCATTGTACAAACAACGGTACCAGTTTGTTAAAGATTTAGTGGGAAAATACAAACCTAAGAAG GTGGCAGATTTAGGATGTGCAGACTGTACACTTCTCTGGATGCTGAAATTCTACAATTGCATTGAAGTGTTAGCTGGGCTAGATATCTGTGCAAGTgtgatgaaagagaaaat GCACAGGTTGTATCCTCTTCCTGCTGATTATTTGCAGCCATCTGAAAGATCCCTAACTGTTACACTGCATCACGGCTCAGTTGCTCATGAAGATCCCTGCATGCTTGGTTTTGACTTGGTGACATGCATTGAATT gGCTTTAGATGCTGCTAAACGCTATGGTTACTCAGTGGAATTTACTGGTGTAGGGAACCCACCAACAGGAATGGAGGATGTTGGGTTTTGTACCCAAATAGCCgtgtttgttaaaaaatatcCTCAAACCAGTGAACCAGCGCAGTCTAAGAAACCCACTGAAGCAGCTTACAAAACA GTCTTCAGAGCAGTGTATCCAAGTCTTAAAGATGAGAAGTACCTGCAGAGTGCAGTGGTCAGTGAAGTTATGTTCACAGCACATGCCATTAAACGAAGTCTGCTGGACCATTTAGTGTCAGAACAGGAGGACTATAATGATGATCCTACTGAGAGAAAATTGCAACTCCAACGTTCAGTGaactgtttttcagaagaacTTGAAACACTGGCTGTTGAAAAAAGCATGGAGCCACTTACCAATGGAAGTGTGGTTTATATACctctaaggaaaatattttcttttcctaaagtGAATCAACTTTGTGGTACCTTTGAGAAGTTGCGCGAGCTTATTACTGGCAAGGTCACACTGAGCAGCGATGGTTCTGCTGTGGTGCTCGATACTGACCATGAAAACGAAGAGAATTAG
- the EEIG2 gene encoding EEIG family member 2, whose protein sequence is MGAERGGRRNAELPRGAERPWGRAAGAPRPASFAMLVKKKKFKFRVELELDELSSVPFVNGILFCKVRLLDGGSFSGESSREVVQANCVRWKKKFLFMCKISASATTGILDTCICRVSVRKELKGGKAYAKLGFADLNLAEFAGSGNTTRRCLLEGYDTKNTRQDNSILKVLINMQLMSGDPCFKMPPSTATSIAIAGESESLHEDRKGRENLIVHLGIGDLSSKSASVPDELGACGHSRTSSYASQQSKLSGYSTSHSRSSSMSELCHRRNTSEGSTSTGIGSILGPCEEMDPKVTETNIDTSIKDASSEKLCRHPVKQDSVESQLKRVDATRVDADDVVEKILQSQDFSLDSSAEEEGLRLFVGPGGSTSFGSHHLPNRVGSGAYEQVVIKR, encoded by the exons ATgggcgcggagcggggcgggcggcgcaACGCGGAGCTGCCGCGGGGCGCTGAGCGCCCgtgggggcgggcggcgggggctcCGCGTCCCGCGTCCTTCGCCATGCtggtgaagaagaagaagttcAAGTTCCGcgtggagctggagctggacgAGCTCTCCTCCGTGCCCTTCGTCAACGGCATCCTCTTCTGCAAGGTGCGGCTGCTGGACGGCGGCAGCTTCAGCGGGGAGTCCTCCCG GGAGGTAGTACAGGCAAACTGTGTCCGCTGGAAGAAAAAGTTCCTATTTATGTGTAAAATTAGTGCCAGTGCCACAACAGGAATTCTGGATACTTGCATCTGCAGGGTGTCTGTACGGAAG gagTTAAAAGGAGGAAAGGCATATGCAAAG CTGGGCTTTGCAGATCTAAATCTAGCAGAGTTTGCTGGATCAGGAAATACCACTCGTCGCTGTTTACTAGAAGGTTATGATACCAAAAATACAAGACAGGATAACTCCATTCTCaag GTTTTGATCAACATGCAGCTAATGTCTGGAGAcccatgttttaaaat GCCTCCTTCCACAGCAACGTCTATAGCAATTGCTGGAGAATCAGAATCTTTGCATGAAGacaggaaaggcagagaaaactTAATAGTACATCTGGGTATCGGAG ATCTTTCATCAAAGAGTGCCTCAGTCCCAGATGAACTTGGTGCATGCGGACATTCCAGAACATCAAGCTATGCAAGTCAGCAGTCAAAACTGTCAG GCTACAGCACATCTCACTCCAGGTCATCCAGTATGTCTGAACTGTGCCACAGGAGAAACACCTCAGAAGGCAGCACCTCAACAGGAATTGGAAGTATTCTAGGGCCCTGTGAAGAGATGGATCCAAAAGTAACTGAAACCAACATTGATACATCTATTAAAGATGCATCATCAGAAAAACTTTGCAG acaTCCTGTAAAACAAGACTCTGTGGAGTCACAGCTGAAGAGGGTTGATGCTACCAGAGTTGATGCTGATGATGTAGTTGAAAAAATACTCCAGAGTCAAGACTTCAGTTTAGACTCAAGTGCAGAAG AGGAAGGCTTAAGATTATTTGTGGGCCCTGGTGGAAGCACTTCTTTTGGAAGCCATCATCTACCTAACAG AGTTGGATCTGGAGCATATGAGCAGGTGGTGATAAAACGTTAG